A region from the bacterium genome encodes:
- a CDS encoding ABC transporter ATP-binding protein, whose protein sequence is MAVLIEAIDLCKRYHKGETAVAALAGVSFAVEAGEFISLVGRSGSGKSTLLNIIGGLDNATSGQVNVRGRDLTVMDRDSLAQHRRKTVGMIFQSFNLIPSRTAVENVELPMVFAGESRAERRQRAEELLDLVGLALRKHHRPAELSGGEAQRVAIARALANRPAILLADEPTGNLDSRTAVEILDLLFQLNQQRGLTILMVTHDEPAAARLSHRMLHMLDGEIVLEQELRRMA, encoded by the coding sequence GTGGCTGTTCTGATCGAAGCGATCGATCTCTGCAAACGGTACCATAAGGGCGAGACAGCGGTGGCAGCTTTGGCCGGCGTTTCGTTTGCCGTTGAGGCCGGAGAGTTCATCTCCCTGGTGGGCCGCTCCGGTTCGGGAAAATCGACGCTGCTCAATATCATCGGCGGACTGGACAACGCCACATCCGGGCAGGTCAACGTGCGGGGCCGCGACCTGACGGTCATGGACCGGGATTCCCTGGCACAGCACCGGAGGAAGACAGTGGGTATGATCTTTCAGTCCTTTAATCTGATTCCCTCGCGCACCGCTGTGGAAAACGTCGAGCTCCCGATGGTGTTTGCCGGTGAGAGCAGGGCCGAACGGAGACAGCGGGCTGAGGAGTTGCTGGACCTGGTTGGGCTGGCGCTGCGCAAACACCATCGGCCGGCGGAGCTCTCGGGCGGCGAGGCCCAGCGCGTTGCCATCGCCCGCGCTTTGGCCAACCGGCCCGCCATTCTTCTGGCAGACGAACCCACCGGCAATCTCGACAGCCGGACAGCAGTGGAGATACTCGATCTGTTATTTCAGCTCAATCAGCAGCGCGGTTTAACCATCCTGATGGTCACCCATGACGAACCTGCCGCTGCACGGCTTTCACACCGCATGCTGCACATGCTGGACGGCGAGATTGTACTGGAGCAAGAATTAAGGCGGATGGCATGA
- a CDS encoding ABC transporter permease encodes MNFLDLLRFSLENLRRTKLRTLLTTLGVIIGIGALVSMVSFGVGLQRNVTEAFTANDLFTTLRVFPVKMKIEEALSGNLAGAMNGMQQKTRALDDSALELIAAMPEVAIVFPENTFPVRIRFLGRETHTNLRCLPAAMGAFKPYNRMGWGAFFTSDSAQEAILSYSTLDQLNLSLEPLEADSASTRRTLKHVPADSLLGAEIEVITSVLDLGQTMGMSGNGRLPFSEQVTRLRIAGIRPKPHAFSSPQTEGGILVPLATGKRIPRFAFTSMWSLLRRSQAAEGYDVLYVRLKKLDDLGPVRKRLEELKFSVFALADQFEEIRRGFLMIDMALGA; translated from the coding sequence ATGAACTTCCTCGATTTACTCCGTTTCAGCCTTGAAAACCTACGGCGCACCAAGCTGCGCACGCTGTTGACCACTCTTGGCGTGATCATCGGCATCGGTGCGCTGGTGTCTATGGTCTCCTTTGGCGTCGGCCTGCAGCGCAATGTTACCGAAGCCTTTACCGCCAACGATCTCTTCACCACCCTACGTGTGTTTCCGGTCAAAATGAAAATCGAAGAGGCCCTGTCCGGCAATCTGGCCGGCGCGATGAACGGCATGCAGCAGAAAACGCGGGCGCTCGATGATTCCGCGCTGGAGCTCATCGCCGCCATGCCCGAGGTGGCGATCGTCTTCCCCGAGAACACCTTTCCGGTCAGAATCCGTTTTCTCGGCCGCGAAACCCACACCAACCTGCGCTGTCTGCCGGCTGCCATGGGCGCATTCAAGCCCTATAACAGAATGGGTTGGGGCGCGTTTTTCACCAGCGATTCCGCACAAGAGGCGATCCTTTCTTACTCTACGCTGGACCAGCTCAATCTCTCTCTTGAACCCTTGGAAGCGGATTCAGCGAGTACCCGCCGCACCCTTAAGCACGTGCCTGCGGATTCGCTGCTCGGTGCAGAGATTGAAGTGATCACCTCGGTGTTGGATCTTGGACAAACCATGGGCATGAGCGGGAACGGCCGGCTGCCTTTCAGTGAGCAGGTCACACGGCTGCGGATCGCGGGCATCCGGCCGAAACCGCACGCGTTCAGCAGTCCGCAGACCGAGGGCGGCATTCTTGTGCCTTTGGCCACGGGCAAAAGGATTCCACGCTTTGCCTTTACCAGCATGTGGAGTTTGTTGCGCCGCAGTCAGGCGGCGGAGGGCTATGATGTCCTGTATGTGCGCCTTAAAAAACTCGATGATCTGGGCCCTGTGCGGAAGCGGCTGGAGGAATTAAAATTTTCGGTCTTTGCCCTAGCTGATCAGTTTGAAGAAATCAGGCGGGGATTTCTGATGATCGACATGGCCCTCGGAGCCG